The Aeromicrobium senzhongii genome includes a window with the following:
- a CDS encoding SDR family oxidoreductase has protein sequence MDITGKVAVVTGAGGGIGAALAEALVTAGARVVLADLKADGVDSVAARLNAQTPGSAVAVAGDVSRTEQIEKLIAAAEESFGPVDVYFANAGVGGGVSLDASEEEWDLAHQVNVMAHVRAARLLVPGWIERGQGYFVSTASAAGLLTQIGSATYSVSKHGAVAFAEWLSITYGDQGVAVSCLCPMGVNTDMLTGGGPVTNETQRRAAKAVTDAGGVLEADEVAAIVLRAMAAEEFLILPHPEVKVFASRKTGDIDRWLAGMRRYQASLA, from the coding sequence ATGGACATCACCGGCAAGGTCGCCGTCGTCACCGGAGCCGGTGGCGGCATCGGAGCCGCTCTGGCCGAGGCGCTGGTCACGGCCGGCGCCCGGGTCGTCCTGGCGGACCTCAAGGCCGACGGTGTCGACTCCGTGGCGGCCCGCCTCAACGCGCAGACCCCCGGATCCGCTGTCGCGGTCGCCGGCGACGTGTCCCGCACCGAGCAGATCGAGAAGCTGATCGCCGCCGCCGAGGAGTCCTTCGGTCCGGTCGACGTCTACTTCGCGAACGCCGGGGTCGGCGGGGGAGTGTCCCTGGACGCCTCCGAGGAGGAGTGGGACCTCGCGCACCAGGTCAACGTCATGGCGCACGTGCGCGCGGCCCGCCTGCTCGTGCCCGGCTGGATCGAGCGGGGACAGGGTTACTTCGTCTCGACCGCCTCGGCAGCCGGCCTGCTGACGCAGATCGGCTCGGCGACCTACTCGGTCTCCAAGCACGGTGCCGTCGCGTTCGCCGAATGGCTCTCGATCACGTACGGCGACCAGGGCGTGGCCGTCAGCTGCCTGTGCCCCATGGGCGTCAACACCGACATGCTCACCGGCGGCGGACCCGTCACCAACGAGACGCAGCGCCGCGCCGCGAAGGCCGTCACCGACGCCGGCGGCGTGCTCGAGGCCGACGAGGTCGCCGCGATCGTGCTCCGGGCCATGGCGGCCGAGGAGTTCCTCATCCTGCCCCACCCCGAGGTGAAGGTCTTCGCCTCCCGCAAGACCGGCGACATCGACCGCTGGCTCGCGGGGATGCGCCGTTACCAAGCCTCACTCGCCTGA
- a CDS encoding ABC transporter ATP-binding protein produces MLEIQNVEVTYPGPPPFTAVKGIDLTVPTGSTVGLVGESGSGKSSIARAAIGLTPVTHGKILLDGEDVTNPKGRALRHLRGRAQLVFQDPHASLNPRMEIAMAVQEAVSVATGKRITSRECADAALDLLDKVGVPKAAVRRYPHQLSGGQLQRVSIARALALEPSLMILDEVTASLDVSVQARILNLLRQLQRELDVSMLYISHDLSVIRYLADHVYVMRHGEMVEAGTADQVFESPQQEYTKALLAAVPTLGGSRWRSRHDLAVS; encoded by the coding sequence ATGCTTGAGATCCAGAACGTCGAGGTGACGTACCCCGGACCGCCGCCGTTCACGGCCGTCAAGGGCATCGACCTCACCGTGCCGACCGGCTCGACCGTGGGCCTCGTGGGCGAGTCCGGCTCGGGGAAGTCCTCGATCGCCCGCGCCGCCATCGGCCTGACGCCGGTGACGCACGGCAAGATCCTGCTCGACGGCGAGGACGTCACGAACCCCAAGGGCCGGGCGCTGCGCCACCTGCGCGGCCGTGCCCAGCTGGTGTTCCAGGACCCGCACGCGTCGCTCAACCCCCGCATGGAGATCGCGATGGCCGTGCAGGAGGCGGTCAGCGTCGCCACGGGCAAGCGCATCACGTCACGCGAGTGCGCCGACGCGGCGCTGGACCTGCTCGACAAGGTGGGCGTGCCGAAGGCGGCCGTCCGCCGCTACCCGCACCAGCTGTCCGGCGGGCAGCTGCAGCGCGTGTCGATCGCCCGGGCGCTCGCGCTCGAGCCGTCGCTCATGATCCTCGACGAGGTCACCGCGTCGCTGGACGTCTCGGTCCAGGCGCGCATCCTCAACCTGCTGCGTCAGCTGCAGCGCGAGCTCGACGTCTCGATGCTCTACATCTCGCACGACCTGTCGGTCATCCGCTACCTGGCCGACCACGTGTACGTCATGCGCCACGGCGAGATGGTCGAGGCCGGCACGGCCGACCAGGTCTTCGAGTCCCCGCAGCAGGAGTACACCAAGGCCCTGCTCGCCGCCGTCCCCACGCTGGGCGGCAGTCGCTGGCGCTCGCGCCACGACCTCGCCGTCAGCTGA
- a CDS encoding phosphotransferase family protein — protein MTQLIATEPVARWIASLGIGAEGPIEFRRVGAGQSNLTFLVTDAVGHRWILRRPPLGKLLASAHDVEREHRIMSGLQGTGVPVPAIHGFTKDPAVTDAPIMLMDFVDGRVLDSIEAIETVPQDSRRAIGLSLASTLGSVHAVDLAAAGLADLASHAPYAERQLRRWHRQWEQSRTRDLPIVADLAQRLTAQVPEQREVSLVHGDFHLMNVITDPRAGRVTAVLDWELSTLGDPLADLGGLLAYWPQADDEILTGFQGPTLPGFPSRDELVAQYAKSTGRDVSAIGFWYVLGLWKIAIIAEGVLRRSIDDPRNTAVTGQISSDLIDALLARADLEARAVGL, from the coding sequence GTGACACAGCTGATCGCGACGGAGCCCGTCGCTCGCTGGATCGCCTCCCTGGGGATCGGGGCCGAGGGCCCGATCGAGTTCCGACGGGTCGGCGCGGGGCAGTCGAACCTCACCTTCCTGGTCACCGATGCCGTCGGGCACCGGTGGATCCTGCGCCGTCCTCCGCTGGGCAAGCTTCTGGCATCGGCCCATGACGTCGAGCGCGAGCACCGGATCATGTCCGGGCTGCAGGGCACCGGGGTCCCGGTGCCGGCGATCCACGGGTTCACGAAGGACCCGGCGGTGACGGACGCGCCGATCATGCTCATGGACTTCGTCGACGGTCGGGTGCTGGACAGCATCGAGGCCATCGAGACGGTGCCCCAGGACTCCCGGCGCGCCATCGGGCTGTCGCTGGCCTCGACGCTGGGATCGGTCCACGCGGTCGATCTCGCCGCAGCCGGACTGGCCGACCTGGCCAGCCACGCGCCCTACGCCGAGCGCCAGCTGCGCCGCTGGCACCGCCAGTGGGAGCAGTCCCGCACGCGGGACCTGCCGATCGTCGCCGATCTCGCGCAACGGCTCACCGCCCAGGTGCCCGAGCAGCGCGAGGTCTCGCTGGTGCACGGCGACTTCCACCTGATGAACGTGATCACCGACCCCCGTGCGGGTCGCGTCACGGCGGTCCTGGACTGGGAGCTGTCGACCCTGGGTGATCCGCTGGCCGATCTCGGCGGACTGCTGGCGTACTGGCCCCAGGCCGACGACGAGATCCTCACCGGCTTCCAGGGTCCGACGCTGCCGGGATTCCCGTCGCGCGACGAGCTCGTGGCCCAGTACGCCAAGAGCACGGGACGCGACGTGTCGGCCATCGGCTTCTGGTACGTCCTGGGCCTGTGGAAGATCGCGATCATCGCCGAGGGCGTGTTGCGCCGGTCGATCGACGACCCGCGGAACACCGCCGTCACCGGCCAGATCTCCAGTGACCTGATCGACGCCCTGCTGGCCCGTGCCGATCTCGAGGCACGCGCCGTCGGACTCTGA
- a CDS encoding ABC transporter permease: MKWRRFLVSRLVRLAFVLVAITTLTFLMMHLAPGDPARLVAGMDADEQAVEVARERLGLDQPMYRQFLDYVGGLFRGDMGTSFATNQPVTSEIAQKIGPTAQLAVIGMALILLVGLPLGIIGAVLTRNGHRWFEIIFSGSTGAMASIPQYLIATFLAFLFAVTWQLLPVAGSGSIEAAILPAVAIAVRPAASIARLVRVRTLEVLESPYVRTARSKRLPTRKLYLSHVFPNSITTMLAMGGVTFASLIGGAVIVEQVFARLGLGTTLVHSVLVGDYPVVQGIVLLLGLSVVLVNALVDVILGIVDPRTMEAGR, encoded by the coding sequence ATGAAGTGGCGTCGGTTCCTGGTGTCCCGGCTCGTCCGGCTCGCCTTCGTGCTGGTGGCGATCACCACCCTCACGTTCCTCATGATGCACTTGGCCCCGGGTGACCCCGCGCGCCTCGTGGCCGGCATGGACGCGGACGAGCAGGCGGTCGAGGTCGCCCGCGAGCGGCTCGGTCTCGACCAGCCGATGTACCGCCAGTTCCTCGACTACGTCGGTGGTCTGTTCCGTGGCGACATGGGCACGTCCTTCGCCACCAACCAGCCGGTGACGTCGGAGATCGCTCAGAAGATCGGACCCACCGCGCAGCTCGCGGTCATCGGCATGGCGCTGATCCTGCTCGTGGGCCTGCCCCTGGGCATCATCGGCGCGGTCCTGACCCGCAACGGTCACCGCTGGTTCGAGATCATCTTCAGTGGATCGACCGGCGCGATGGCCTCGATCCCGCAGTACCTCATCGCGACCTTCCTGGCCTTCCTGTTCGCCGTGACGTGGCAGCTTCTGCCGGTCGCGGGATCAGGATCGATCGAGGCCGCGATCCTGCCGGCCGTGGCCATCGCGGTCCGTCCGGCCGCGTCGATCGCCCGCCTCGTGCGGGTGCGGACCCTGGAGGTCCTCGAGTCCCCGTACGTCCGCACGGCACGCAGCAAGCGACTGCCGACGCGCAAGCTCTACCTCTCCCACGTCTTCCCCAACTCGATCACGACCATGCTCGCCATGGGCGGCGTCACCTTCGCCAGCCTGATCGGCGGCGCGGTCATCGTCGAACAGGTCTTCGCCCGCCTCGGGCTCGGCACGACGCTGGTCCACAGCGTCCTGGTCGGCGACTACCCGGTCGTCCAGGGCATCGTCCTGCTCCTCGGGCTCTCCGTGGTCCTGGTCAACGCCCTGGTCGACGTCATCCTCGGGATCGTCGATCCCCGCACCATGGAGGCCGGCCGATGA
- a CDS encoding AMP-binding protein: MVNIVSRVWAHADSEPGRVAVRSPRTITFEQLRETNRRVAGAVRAAGLQPLDRVLFIAPTIPEFPEVYYGLHAAGVTVTTMNVMSTVPEIDYVLDDCDASLVIAWHECAEAARTAAERRGIPFWQLDPGVTIEAEPLMQAHEHEPDDTAIILYTSGTTGRPKGAELTAGNLVETVDSFMPVLELSDDDRFGTALPLFHVFGQAVCMNTALAVGASFSLLSPFDPVKMLEMVRADRLTTLSGVPTMWNAMLHAQGDFTPEDFASLRMATSGGASLPVEVIRAFGERFGCTILEGYGLTETTGAATFNDLRREQRTGTTGPALPGTVIEVRDSTGAVLPPGEVGEVFIKGPTVMKGYWNRPEATASELVDGWLKSGDLGSLDADGYLTIVDRVKDLVIRGGYNVYPREVEEVLYEHPAIVEVAVVGIPDDHYGEEIAAVIALAPGHETTGEELRAWAKERLSAYKVPRVYSFVDTLPKGATGKIQKRAIDKDALLEIARAAVRAR, translated from the coding sequence ATGGTCAACATCGTTTCCCGCGTCTGGGCCCACGCCGACTCCGAGCCGGGCCGGGTGGCCGTCCGGTCGCCCCGCACGATCACGTTCGAGCAGTTGCGCGAGACGAACCGGCGGGTCGCCGGCGCCGTCCGTGCCGCCGGCCTGCAACCTCTCGATCGGGTGCTGTTCATCGCGCCGACGATCCCCGAGTTCCCCGAGGTCTACTACGGCCTGCACGCGGCAGGGGTGACCGTCACGACGATGAACGTCATGTCGACGGTTCCCGAGATCGACTACGTCCTCGACGACTGCGACGCGTCGCTGGTCATCGCCTGGCACGAGTGCGCCGAAGCTGCGCGCACGGCGGCCGAGCGGCGCGGGATCCCGTTCTGGCAGCTCGACCCGGGCGTGACCATCGAGGCCGAGCCCCTGATGCAGGCCCACGAGCACGAGCCCGACGACACCGCGATCATCCTCTACACGTCCGGCACGACCGGTCGGCCCAAGGGTGCCGAGCTGACGGCCGGCAACCTCGTCGAGACCGTGGACTCCTTCATGCCCGTCCTGGAGCTCAGTGACGACGACCGGTTCGGTACCGCGCTGCCGCTGTTCCACGTCTTCGGGCAGGCGGTGTGCATGAACACGGCGCTCGCGGTGGGGGCGTCCTTCTCCCTGCTGAGTCCGTTCGATCCGGTGAAGATGCTGGAGATGGTCCGTGCGGATCGGCTCACGACGCTCTCGGGTGTGCCGACCATGTGGAACGCGATGCTGCACGCGCAGGGTGACTTCACCCCCGAGGACTTCGCCTCGCTGCGGATGGCCACGTCCGGCGGCGCTTCGCTGCCCGTCGAGGTCATCCGGGCCTTCGGCGAGCGCTTCGGCTGCACGATCCTCGAGGGCTACGGCCTGACCGAGACGACCGGTGCCGCCACCTTCAACGACCTACGTCGCGAGCAGCGCACCGGCACGACCGGTCCCGCGCTGCCCGGGACCGTCATCGAGGTCCGGGACTCCACCGGCGCGGTGTTGCCGCCCGGTGAGGTGGGCGAGGTCTTCATCAAGGGGCCGACCGTCATGAAGGGGTACTGGAACCGGCCCGAGGCGACCGCGAGCGAGCTCGTCGACGGGTGGCTGAAGTCCGGCGATCTCGGATCGCTCGACGCCGACGGCTACCTGACGATCGTCGACCGGGTGAAGGACCTGGTGATCCGCGGTGGCTACAACGTGTACCCCCGCGAGGTCGAGGAGGTGCTCTACGAGCACCCGGCCATCGTCGAGGTGGCCGTGGTGGGCATCCCCGACGACCACTACGGCGAGGAGATCGCCGCGGTCATCGCTCTCGCGCCGGGTCACGAGACGACGGGCGAGGAGCTGCGCGCCTGGGCCAAAGAGAGGCTCTCGGCCTACAAGGTGCCGCGCGTCTACTCCTTCGTCGACACCCTGCCCAAGGGCGCCACGGGCAAGATCCAGAAGCGCGCCATCGACAAGGACGCCCTGCTCGAGATCGCCCGCGCCGCGGTCCGCGCGCGATGA
- a CDS encoding class I adenylate-forming enzyme family protein — MNTVDRLWSHAENTPDAIAVRVADESWTYGRLRDLIATWAARLDRAGISAGDRVLLVAPTSQEFVVVHHAVAAIGAIGVTVNSTSTAAELEYFLTDAECALAIAWHETQDVARRAAEATGIDLWVLEAGDVDIDVSPDLQLPRPMAEDDTSVLLYTSGTTGKPKGAELTHGNIVACAEIIAGALESDSSDRVGTALPLFHVFGQVCVMASTFAVGASLSLLRPFSGPGLLQMAAAHRLTVLAGVPTMWNAMLHADVDVSREDLAGLTHALSGGAALPLAVADAFRERFGCRVLDGYGLSETTGAATSAKLSVRRKEGSVGPALPRLKACIMDPDGRQVEPGVHGEVAVAGPVIMKGYWRRPEATAEVMRGEWFLTGDIGKQDEDGDVWIVDRKKDLVIRGGYNVYPREIEEVLYTHPDLREVAVIGVPDDRLGEEIAVVFAPHPGREVDAARLREWLEERVAPYKVPRVYQQVEELPKGSTGKILKRQLDRGAVLAEGTRVSSGRSAS; from the coding sequence ATGAACACCGTTGACCGACTGTGGAGTCACGCCGAGAACACCCCCGACGCGATCGCCGTGCGGGTCGCTGACGAGTCGTGGACGTACGGGCGGCTGCGCGACCTCATCGCCACCTGGGCGGCGCGGTTGGACCGGGCCGGCATCTCGGCGGGAGACCGCGTGCTGCTCGTGGCGCCGACGTCGCAGGAGTTCGTCGTCGTGCACCATGCCGTCGCGGCGATCGGCGCCATCGGCGTGACGGTCAACTCGACGTCGACCGCGGCCGAGCTCGAGTACTTCCTCACGGACGCCGAGTGCGCGCTGGCGATCGCCTGGCACGAGACGCAGGACGTCGCGCGCCGGGCCGCCGAGGCGACGGGGATCGACCTGTGGGTGCTCGAGGCGGGGGACGTCGATATCGACGTCTCGCCCGATCTGCAGCTGCCCCGGCCCATGGCCGAGGACGACACGTCGGTGCTGCTCTACACGTCGGGGACCACCGGCAAGCCCAAGGGCGCCGAGCTGACCCACGGCAACATCGTGGCCTGCGCCGAAATCATCGCCGGCGCCCTGGAGAGCGACAGTTCGGACCGGGTGGGCACGGCGCTGCCGCTGTTCCACGTGTTCGGCCAGGTCTGCGTCATGGCCAGCACCTTCGCTGTCGGCGCGAGCCTGTCGCTGCTGCGTCCCTTCAGCGGTCCCGGCCTCCTGCAGATGGCCGCGGCGCACCGCCTGACGGTCCTGGCCGGTGTCCCGACGATGTGGAACGCCATGCTGCACGCCGACGTGGACGTCTCGCGCGAGGACCTGGCGGGCCTGACGCACGCCCTGTCCGGTGGTGCCGCGCTGCCGCTCGCGGTCGCCGACGCGTTCCGCGAGCGCTTCGGCTGCCGCGTCCTGGACGGCTACGGCCTCAGCGAGACGACCGGCGCGGCCACGTCCGCCAAGCTCAGCGTCCGGCGCAAGGAGGGCTCCGTCGGCCCCGCACTGCCGCGGTTGAAGGCCTGCATCATGGACCCGGACGGCCGTCAGGTCGAGCCCGGCGTCCACGGCGAGGTCGCCGTCGCGGGCCCGGTCATCATGAAGGGCTACTGGCGCCGTCCCGAAGCCACCGCGGAGGTCATGCGCGGCGAGTGGTTCCTGACCGGCGACATCGGCAAGCAGGACGAGGACGGCGACGTGTGGATCGTCGACCGCAAGAAGGACCTCGTGATCCGCGGCGGCTACAACGTGTACCCGCGCGAGATCGAAGAGGTGCTCTACACACATCCGGACCTGCGCGAGGTCGCCGTCATCGGTGTCCCCGACGACCGGTTGGGCGAAGAGATTGCCGTCGTCTTCGCCCCGCACCCCGGGCGCGAGGTGGACGCCGCACGTCTGCGCGAGTGGTTGGAGGAGCGGGTGGCCCCCTACAAGGTGCCGCGGGTCTACCAGCAGGTCGAGGAGCTGCCGAAGGGCTCGACGGGCAAGATCCTCAAGCGCCAGCTCGACCGCGGTGCGGTCCTGGCGGAGGGGACGCGTGTCTCCAGCGGCAGGAGCGCGTCGTGA
- a CDS encoding ABC transporter ATP-binding protein, with protein sequence MNDAPVNDDRLLDVRNLSISIENGDEAPPLVRDVSFHLDRGEIVGIVGESGSGKTLTSLAVSRLLPQGLTMTADRVDFDGHDLLNGSDRELRTVLGTNLAMVFQDPMSSLNPARKIGAQMIETVREHRGLSKKEARALAIRSLEDVHITEPAKRLKQYPHELSGGMRQRTMIAMGLMGEPSLILADEPTTALDVTVQAQVMQLLCDLNDRKGSAVLLISHNISLLSEVCDRIIVMFRGEIVEDLTTAKLLSGPDHPYTQGLIRAVPDLNTDRSEDLVTIEDGQFDVEREMNHA encoded by the coding sequence ATGAACGACGCTCCCGTGAACGACGACCGCCTGCTGGACGTGCGCAACCTCTCGATCAGCATCGAGAACGGCGACGAGGCGCCGCCGCTGGTGCGGGACGTCTCGTTCCACCTCGACCGCGGCGAGATCGTCGGCATCGTCGGCGAGTCCGGCAGCGGCAAGACCCTGACGTCGCTCGCGGTGTCGCGGCTGCTGCCCCAGGGCCTGACGATGACCGCCGACCGGGTCGACTTCGACGGTCACGACCTGCTGAACGGGTCGGACCGCGAGCTGCGGACCGTGCTGGGCACCAACCTCGCGATGGTGTTCCAGGACCCCATGTCCTCGCTCAACCCGGCGCGCAAGATCGGCGCCCAGATGATCGAGACGGTGCGCGAGCACCGGGGCCTGTCCAAGAAGGAGGCGCGGGCCCTGGCGATCCGCAGCCTCGAGGACGTGCACATCACCGAGCCGGCCAAGCGACTCAAGCAGTACCCGCACGAGCTGTCCGGCGGCATGCGCCAGCGCACGATGATCGCGATGGGCCTCATGGGCGAGCCGAGTCTGATCCTGGCCGACGAGCCCACCACGGCACTGGACGTGACGGTGCAGGCGCAGGTCATGCAGCTGCTGTGCGACCTGAACGACCGCAAGGGCAGCGCCGTGCTGCTGATCTCGCACAACATCTCGCTGCTGTCCGAGGTGTGCGACCGGATCATCGTGATGTTCCGCGGCGAGATCGTCGAGGACCTCACCACGGCGAAGCTGCTCTCGGGCCCCGATCACCCCTACACACAGGGCCTGATCCGCGCGGTCCCCGATCTCAACACGGACCGCAGCGAGGATCTCGTGACCATCGAGGACGGGCAGTTCGACGTCGAACGGGAGATGAACCATGCTTGA
- a CDS encoding ABC transporter permease, giving the protein MSTNRHGTTRQMVRAFLSSPTGIISGLILLGLTVLVIMGPNGFGDQAVVSNMARSSEGPSADHRWGTDALGRDIFTRTLAATRLSILYASAAVFFAMIVGGLIGGLIAAGSPRVRKVGATVIDTMMGFGDILLAVVVVAIVGVGAKGAVLAIGVAFTPHFARFTYSLVDSVMVRDYMSAARVVGVNKSGIGRRYVGRNVADSLVIVTFTTVAEGIMAMSSLSFLGLGIQSPQFDWGQMLTDGVKNFYLNPYAALVPASLILITGLAVNLFGDALARAVNPVLWNERPSLFRSRFRRNRAKALAETPEITIDPAMETELRKGRP; this is encoded by the coding sequence ATGAGCACGAACCGCCACGGCACCACGCGCCAGATGGTCCGCGCGTTCCTGTCCAGCCCGACCGGCATCATCTCGGGCCTGATCCTGCTGGGCCTGACCGTGCTGGTCATCATGGGCCCGAACGGGTTCGGCGACCAGGCCGTCGTCAGCAACATGGCGCGCTCGAGCGAAGGGCCGTCCGCGGACCACCGCTGGGGCACCGACGCCCTGGGTCGCGACATCTTCACCCGCACCCTGGCCGCGACCCGGCTGTCCATCCTCTACGCCTCCGCCGCGGTCTTCTTCGCGATGATCGTCGGTGGCCTGATCGGCGGCCTCATCGCCGCCGGCAGTCCGCGCGTCCGCAAGGTCGGCGCCACCGTCATCGACACGATGATGGGCTTCGGCGACATCCTGCTGGCCGTCGTCGTGGTGGCCATCGTGGGCGTCGGCGCGAAGGGCGCCGTGCTCGCGATCGGTGTGGCGTTCACGCCGCACTTCGCCCGCTTCACGTACAGCCTGGTCGACTCGGTGATGGTGCGCGACTACATGTCCGCAGCACGGGTCGTCGGCGTCAACAAGTCGGGCATCGGACGCCGGTACGTCGGCCGCAACGTGGCCGACAGCCTCGTCATCGTGACGTTCACGACCGTCGCCGAGGGGATCATGGCGATGTCCTCGCTGAGCTTCCTGGGCCTGGGTATCCAGTCCCCGCAGTTCGACTGGGGCCAGATGCTCACCGACGGGGTCAAGAACTTCTACCTCAACCCGTACGCCGCCCTCGTGCCGGCGTCGTTGATCCTCATCACCGGCCTGGCGGTCAACCTCTTCGGTGACGCCCTCGCCCGCGCCGTCAACCCGGTGCTGTGGAACGAGCGGCCGAGCCTGTTCCGCTCGCGGTTCCGGCGCAACCGCGCCAAGGCGCTGGCCGAGACGCCCGAGATCACGATCGACCCCGCCATGGAGACCGAACTCAGGAAGGGACGCCCATGA
- a CDS encoding acyl-CoA dehydrogenase family protein, whose translation MQFELSDTAKEYQEKLLAFMDEHIYPAEAVYHRQMAEAGDPNFHPPILEELKAEARKRGLWNLFHPHKDEAWGSPGLSNLDYAPLAEIMGRSPYIAPEAMNCNAPDTGNMEVLQLFGTEEHKEKYLKPLLAGEIASAFCMTEPAVASSDATNVELRMVADGDEYVLNGRKWFASNALHANCKVLIVMGKTNLEAETHRQQSMMVVPIDAPGVTIVRGLPVFGYMDREGHAEILFEDVRVPKTALLAGEGDGFMISQARLGPGRIHHCMRSIGMAERALDLMISRAQSRTTFGQPVAMRSNIQDWIAEARIEIEMIRLLVFKTAYLMDTVGNQKARTEIAAIKVAAPEIALKIIDRAIQVHGGGGVTDDFPLASFYAHQRTLRIADGPDEVHKRTIARVELRRMEAELSRA comes from the coding sequence ATGCAATTCGAACTCTCGGACACTGCCAAGGAGTACCAGGAGAAGCTGCTCGCCTTCATGGACGAGCACATCTACCCGGCGGAGGCCGTCTACCACCGGCAGATGGCCGAGGCCGGCGATCCGAACTTCCACCCGCCGATCCTCGAGGAGCTCAAGGCCGAGGCGCGCAAGCGCGGCCTGTGGAACCTGTTCCACCCCCACAAGGACGAGGCCTGGGGCTCGCCGGGTCTGAGCAACCTCGACTACGCGCCGCTCGCCGAGATCATGGGTCGCAGCCCCTACATCGCCCCCGAGGCCATGAACTGCAACGCCCCGGACACCGGCAACATGGAGGTGCTGCAGCTGTTCGGCACCGAGGAGCACAAGGAGAAGTACCTCAAGCCGCTGCTCGCCGGTGAGATCGCCTCGGCGTTCTGCATGACCGAGCCGGCCGTGGCCAGCTCGGACGCGACCAACGTCGAGCTGCGCATGGTGGCCGACGGCGACGAGTACGTCCTCAACGGGCGCAAGTGGTTCGCGTCGAACGCGCTGCACGCGAACTGCAAGGTCCTCATCGTCATGGGCAAGACCAACCTCGAGGCCGAGACCCACCGTCAGCAGTCGATGATGGTCGTCCCGATCGACGCCCCGGGCGTCACGATCGTCCGTGGCCTGCCGGTGTTCGGCTACATGGACCGCGAGGGCCACGCCGAGATCCTGTTCGAGGACGTCCGCGTCCCCAAGACCGCGCTGCTGGCCGGCGAGGGCGACGGCTTCATGATCAGCCAGGCCCGCCTCGGCCCGGGCCGCATCCACCACTGCATGCGCTCGATCGGCATGGCCGAGCGCGCGCTCGACCTGATGATCAGCCGCGCGCAGAGCCGCACGACGTTCGGTCAGCCCGTGGCGATGCGCTCGAACATCCAGGACTGGATCGCCGAGGCGCGCATCGAGATCGAGATGATCCGCCTGCTGGTGTTCAAGACGGCGTACCTGATGGACACCGTGGGCAACCAGAAGGCTCGTACCGAGATCGCGGCCATCAAGGTCGCGGCGCCCGAGATCGCGCTGAAGATCATCGACCGGGCCATCCAGGTCCACGGCGGCGGCGGCGTCACCGACGACTTCCCGCTGGCCAGCTTCTACGCGCACCAGCGCACCCTGCGGATCGCGGACGGCCCGGACGAGGTGCACAAGCGCACCATCGCGCGTGTCGAGCTGCGCCGCATGGAAGCCGAGCTGTCCCGCGCCTGA
- a CDS encoding HAD family hydrolase yields the protein MTSATARAEQDDVFASEAPPRAVLFDFGGVLTTSVFESFARCSLEISGDPDLLLQVVAQDEAASAALVEHECGRIEDEEFEAAVARALAARGVEIEPDGLIAAMQRGLERDVAMRTAVERLREHGVAVALVSNSLGRDCYTGHDLDELFDVQVISGREGVRKPSRALYRIACERLDVSPAEALMVDDLAINVRAAHALGLGGVVHRSAERTIGHLADLLSLPVDDLRAEN from the coding sequence ATGACCTCGGCGACGGCGCGGGCCGAGCAGGACGACGTCTTCGCCTCCGAGGCGCCGCCGCGCGCCGTGCTGTTCGACTTCGGGGGAGTGCTGACGACCAGCGTGTTCGAGTCGTTCGCCCGGTGCAGCCTCGAGATCAGTGGCGACCCCGACCTGCTGCTGCAGGTCGTGGCGCAGGACGAGGCCGCGAGCGCGGCGCTCGTCGAGCACGAGTGCGGCCGCATCGAGGACGAGGAGTTCGAGGCGGCCGTGGCGCGTGCGCTGGCGGCCCGTGGTGTCGAGATCGAGCCGGACGGCCTCATCGCCGCGATGCAGCGTGGCCTCGAACGTGACGTCGCGATGCGCACCGCCGTCGAGCGCCTGCGTGAGCACGGCGTCGCGGTCGCCCTCGTCTCGAACTCCCTCGGCCGGGACTGCTACACGGGGCACGACCTCGACGAGCTGTTCGACGTGCAGGTCATCTCGGGTCGCGAGGGGGTCCGCAAGCCGTCGCGGGCGCTGTACCGCATCGCCTGCGAGCGGCTGGACGTCTCACCCGCCGAGGCGCTCATGGTCGACGACCTGGCGATCAACGTGCGCGCCGCACACGCGCTGGGGCTGGGCGGCGTCGTGCACCGCAGTGCCGAACGGACCATCGGGCACCTCGCGGATCTGCTCTCCCTCCCGGTCGACGATCTCCGCGCCGAAAACTAA